One window of Chamaesiphon minutus PCC 6605 genomic DNA carries:
- a CDS encoding cupin domain-containing protein: MTPKLTHTNPKILASGEGESHQLLTHTVVWKITTEDTNSRYAMFEMTDTVGGSAPAHKHPWEETFYILEGELDIQIGDRYETIGAGAVAHFPANMVHAFKIVSPVARVLIVVSPTIAEAFYREAGARITSFPPDPIVVQELCEKYNLQPQS, from the coding sequence ATGACACCTAAATTAACTCATACCAACCCCAAAATCCTTGCATCTGGCGAAGGTGAATCGCACCAATTGCTAACTCACACAGTAGTGTGGAAAATCACAACTGAAGATACCAACAGTCGTTATGCGATGTTTGAAATGACCGATACCGTTGGGGGTTCGGCACCCGCCCACAAACATCCTTGGGAAGAAACGTTCTACATCCTGGAGGGCGAATTAGACATCCAAATCGGCGATCGTTACGAAACAATCGGTGCTGGCGCAGTTGCCCATTTTCCAGCCAATATGGTTCACGCTTTTAAAATAGTTTCTCCCGTAGCGCGCGTGCTAATCGTCGTCTCACCTACTATTGCTGAAGCATTCTATCGAGAAGCTGGTGCCCGAATTACCAGTTTCCCACCCGATCCGATCGTCGTGCAAGAGCTGTGCGAGAAATATAATTTGCAACCTCAATCGTAA
- a CDS encoding GNAT family N-acetyltransferase yields the protein MSESSIEVTLREIAKDNWRDIVRLKVAPYQEQFVASNAMSIAEAHFNPEVAWFRAIYAGDVPVGFLMLEDDVVRQEYFLWRFMIDDRYQGRGYGRKALELFFAHVKTRPGGDVVETSCVPTTGGPGSFYEKMGFVYTGQEEDGELVMRCELRSRKGVR from the coding sequence ATGTCCGAGTCCAGCATTGAAGTAACACTGCGCGAGATAGCTAAAGACAACTGGCGCGATATCGTCCGCTTAAAGGTAGCCCCGTACCAAGAGCAATTTGTAGCATCCAACGCCATGTCTATTGCAGAAGCACATTTTAATCCAGAGGTTGCTTGGTTCCGCGCAATCTACGCTGGTGATGTGCCAGTCGGTTTTTTGATGTTGGAAGACGACGTAGTTCGGCAAGAGTACTTTCTTTGGCGTTTTATGATAGACGATCGATACCAAGGTCGTGGTTACGGGCGAAAGGCGTTAGAGTTGTTCTTCGCACACGTCAAGACGCGCCCTGGAGGGGATGTGGTCGAAACAAGTTGTGTGCCAACCACAGGTGGCCCCGGTTCGTTCTACGAAAAGATGGGTTTTGTCTATACCGGACAAGAAGAGGACGGCGAACTTGTGATGCGATGTGAATTGCGATCTAGAAAAGGAGTACGATGA
- a CDS encoding GNAT family N-acetyltransferase, with the protein MIEIRLFEAQDAAQIAQLFHETVREINVHDYSSKQVRAWAPDDIYFRNWVEVCSSRFTYVADDEGAIAGFGELEPNGHIDCFYCHKNYQRCGVGRQIYRAIEAKAVELSVSRLFTEASITAKSFFQRMGFSVVKEQEVTHRGETFINYAMEKLL; encoded by the coding sequence ATGATTGAGATCCGGTTGTTTGAAGCACAGGATGCCGCACAAATAGCGCAACTGTTCCATGAAACAGTTCGTGAAATTAATGTCCACGATTACTCAAGCAAACAGGTTAGGGCGTGGGCACCTGATGATATCTACTTTAGAAACTGGGTAGAGGTGTGTTCGAGCCGATTTACCTATGTTGCTGACGATGAGGGTGCGATCGCTGGGTTTGGAGAGCTAGAACCAAATGGTCATATCGACTGCTTTTACTGCCACAAAAACTATCAACGTTGCGGCGTAGGCAGACAAATCTATCGGGCAATTGAAGCCAAAGCAGTGGAGTTGTCAGTGAGCCGATTATTTACGGAGGCAAGCATTACTGCAAAGTCGTTTTTCCAGCGCATGGGTTTTTCAGTGGTTAAAGAGCAAGAGGTGACTCATCGGGGGGAAACATTCATCAACTACGCAATGGAAAAGCTCCTGTAG
- a CDS encoding NB-ARC domain-containing protein, whose product MTADEALALLDRLLQAQSLRDLQEQVFRHAWEGCTYPKMAELIGYDTGYIRDVGYELWRQLTQVLGEPVTKNNLQAVLRRRSNIAPELVDRAVSAVVEPSNPVSSASPPDRDCYWGEQIDVSSVIGRENELQQLARWLDDNSKVNPLEPRCRLISIVGMGGMGKTSLAAKLTQKLAADRKFERIVWQSLRNAPPLDKILFQLIAFVSHQQQTAPADTVDAQISQLIAYLRTTRCLIVFDNFESILADGGYRDGYAGYSELLRRIATEHHASCLLLTSREKPRTLIHLEGESGAVCTLDLLGLSDREVEAIVLQTGYANGTANGCHTADASDWQQLQQSYSGNPLAIKIAATTIRDLFDGSVSTFLEQGVILCNGIEALLAQQFARLSQIERQVMYWLAIGREAISISQLLADFIPSGFRSQVLAALQSLDRQSLIEKSSSCFTLQPVVMEYVTDIFIEQICEEITTSNVVIFNSHALIQAQTKDYVRESQVRMILVPLVDRLMGKLRSKLEIKNQLDRLLVKLRSEFAGTSGYAGGNLINLYRHLQIDLSGHDFSGLCIWQAYLLGIDLHDINFADTDVAKSVFTETFGSINSLALSPDGNYLASGGFNGDIYLWDTHTHQLQSILKGHISLVHSLTYAPVRLASSAEDRHILASGSFDGTVRIWDLDTGECLKTLTDHTQAVYSVSFSPDGKILASGSDDGSIKIWDVNSGECLTSLQYEDGIEPQDVKCIAFCVDGRTIASGCSKGTIHLWQIQNGRHGKYWKMLAGHQGWVWSVVFSPDGKFLASGSDDTTVKIWEIDTGECLGTLVGHKNEVKSVAFDRDGRRLISSGKDRTIKIWDIQTQECEQTLIGHENGLWSIAVDLNRQLFASGGQDRMIRFWSLETGQCLKVLQGYSNALFAIVFVPTFHLPESIDPNIANPPILIAGGYFDKMLRLWNIQNSEYRSFRGHTDAIRAVAVSPDGRFLAGGGSNGDPKIKLWSVQDGQCLRNLSGHSYEIRSMAFSSDGRILASGSTDRTIRLWSTQTGECLQILTGHTHWVMSLAFGFQPDILVSASGDRTINFWNIHTGECLRTWQVGRGICTIAFSPSGDILASGSSDRTIGLWSIATGECFQVLRGHTDIVMSVAFSPDGRLLASGSFDRTVRLWDLHTGECLQVLEGHESGVFSVAFIPQHGTARKLLASSSADATIRIWDIATGECVKILRAPRPYEGMNIRGIQGLTAAQQENLTALGAIL is encoded by the coding sequence ATGACAGCAGATGAAGCATTAGCATTACTCGATCGACTGCTTCAAGCTCAAAGTCTCCGCGATCTTCAAGAGCAAGTGTTTCGTCACGCTTGGGAAGGTTGCACCTACCCCAAAATGGCCGAGCTAATCGGTTATGACACTGGATACATCCGCGATGTCGGCTACGAACTATGGCGACAATTGACTCAGGTATTGGGCGAACCCGTCACCAAAAATAATTTGCAAGCAGTACTACGCCGCCGGAGCAACATTGCACCAGAACTAGTGGATCGAGCGGTGTCGGCAGTTGTCGAACCGTCGAATCCCGTCAGCTCAGCTTCGCCCCCAGATCGAGATTGCTATTGGGGCGAGCAGATCGATGTTTCTAGCGTCATTGGGCGCGAAAATGAACTCCAGCAGTTGGCACGATGGCTGGATGACAATTCTAAAGTTAATCCCCTTGAGCCACGTTGTCGGCTGATTTCGATCGTCGGTATGGGTGGCATGGGCAAAACATCATTAGCCGCTAAACTCACTCAAAAGTTAGCAGCCGATCGCAAATTCGAGCGCATTGTCTGGCAATCCTTACGTAATGCCCCACCACTGGATAAAATTCTCTTTCAGCTCATTGCCTTTGTCTCTCACCAACAGCAAACCGCACCTGCGGATACGGTGGATGCTCAGATCTCGCAATTGATAGCATATTTACGCACTACTCGCTGTCTAATTGTCTTCGATAATTTTGAATCGATTCTCGCGGATGGCGGTTATCGTGACGGTTATGCTGGCTATAGCGAACTCCTCCGCCGGATCGCGACCGAACATCATGCTAGTTGTTTATTATTAACCAGTCGGGAAAAACCCCGAACTTTGATTCATTTAGAAGGGGAATCTGGAGCAGTTTGCACGTTAGATTTACTTGGTTTGAGCGATCGAGAAGTGGAAGCGATTGTCTTGCAGACAGGCTACGCCAACGGTACTGCTAATGGTTGTCATACAGCCGATGCCAGCGATTGGCAGCAGTTACAGCAATCTTACTCCGGCAACCCGTTAGCAATTAAAATTGCAGCGACAACAATTCGGGATTTATTTGACGGTAGCGTGAGCACGTTTTTAGAACAGGGGGTAATTCTCTGCAATGGGATTGAGGCTTTACTGGCACAGCAATTCGCTCGATTGTCCCAGATCGAGCGACAGGTAATGTACTGGCTAGCGATCGGGCGCGAAGCTATTTCGATTTCTCAACTATTAGCAGACTTCATTCCTAGCGGATTTCGCTCTCAAGTTTTAGCCGCATTACAATCGTTAGATCGTCAAAGTCTGATTGAAAAAAGTTCGAGCTGCTTTACTTTACAACCCGTGGTGATGGAGTATGTCACTGACATATTTATCGAGCAGATTTGCGAAGAAATTACCACATCTAATGTGGTGATTTTCAATAGTCATGCACTGATTCAGGCTCAGACCAAAGACTATGTACGCGAAAGCCAAGTGCGAATGATTTTAGTGCCGCTGGTCGATCGACTGATGGGTAAATTGCGATCGAAACTAGAAATTAAAAATCAATTAGATCGATTATTAGTGAAACTGCGATCGGAATTTGCGGGGACTAGTGGCTATGCTGGGGGCAATCTAATTAACCTCTACCGTCACTTGCAAATTGACTTGAGTGGGCACGATTTTTCTGGTCTGTGTATTTGGCAAGCTTATCTGCTCGGAATCGATTTACATGACATTAATTTTGCCGATACCGATGTAGCCAAGTCAGTTTTTACTGAAACCTTTGGTAGCATTAACTCACTAGCTTTAAGTCCAGATGGCAACTATCTTGCTAGTGGTGGTTTTAACGGCGATATTTACTTGTGGGATACGCACACTCATCAACTTCAGTCGATCTTGAAAGGTCACATCAGTTTAGTTCATTCCCTGACTTACGCCCCTGTTCGCCTAGCGTCTTCAGCGGAGGATCGCCACATACTGGCAAGCGGCAGTTTCGATGGCACCGTCAGAATCTGGGATTTAGACACTGGTGAGTGCTTGAAGACACTTACCGACCATACCCAGGCGGTATACTCAGTATCATTTAGTCCAGATGGCAAAATCTTGGCAAGCGGTAGCGATGATGGCTCCATCAAAATTTGGGATGTCAACAGTGGGGAGTGTCTGACTAGCCTCCAGTATGAAGATGGGATCGAACCCCAAGATGTCAAGTGTATTGCATTTTGTGTAGATGGTCGCACCATTGCCAGCGGCTGTTCTAAGGGCACTATTCACCTCTGGCAAATCCAGAACGGTAGGCATGGAAAATACTGGAAAATGCTGGCGGGTCATCAAGGCTGGGTTTGGTCTGTAGTATTTAGTCCAGATGGCAAGTTTCTAGCCAGCGGCAGCGATGATACTACAGTCAAAATCTGGGAGATCGATACTGGTGAGTGTTTGGGAACTTTAGTAGGGCACAAAAATGAAGTGAAATCGGTAGCCTTCGATCGCGATGGTCGAAGGCTCATCAGCAGTGGCAAGGATCGTACCATCAAAATTTGGGACATTCAAACTCAAGAGTGCGAGCAGACGCTCATCGGTCATGAGAACGGGCTATGGTCGATTGCCGTCGATCTGAATCGTCAGCTCTTTGCCAGCGGCGGCCAAGACCGCATGATTAGATTTTGGAGTCTAGAGACTGGTCAATGTCTCAAGGTTTTACAGGGGTACTCAAATGCGCTCTTTGCGATCGTCTTTGTCCCGACATTTCATTTACCAGAATCGATCGACCCAAATATTGCGAACCCACCCATATTAATCGCTGGCGGATACTTCGATAAGATGCTCAGACTTTGGAATATTCAAAATAGTGAATATAGGAGTTTTCGAGGTCACACTGACGCGATTAGAGCAGTGGCAGTGAGTCCAGATGGTCGATTCCTAGCTGGTGGCGGTAGCAATGGAGATCCGAAGATTAAACTCTGGAGCGTGCAGGATGGCCAGTGCCTCAGAAATTTATCCGGTCATAGCTACGAAATCCGCTCGATGGCTTTCAGTTCGGACGGTCGAATTCTTGCCAGTGGCAGTACCGATCGCACCATTAGACTTTGGAGTACCCAAACGGGTGAGTGCCTCCAGATTTTGACAGGACACACGCATTGGGTGATGTCATTAGCGTTTGGCTTCCAGCCAGATATCCTGGTTAGTGCTAGTGGCGATCGCACGATTAACTTTTGGAATATCCACACGGGTGAATGTCTGCGGACTTGGCAGGTGGGCAGAGGGATTTGCACGATCGCGTTTAGCCCCAGCGGCGATATTTTGGCTAGTGGTAGTAGCGATCGCACGATTGGACTTTGGAGCATAGCTACGGGTGAATGTTTCCAGGTTTTGCGGGGTCATACGGACATTGTGATGTCTGTGGCTTTTAGTCCAGATGGACGATTGCTAGCCAGCGGCAGTTTCGATCGCACCGTCAGACTTTGGGATCTCCATACGGGTGAATGTCTGCAAGTATTAGAGGGACACGAAAGTGGAGTATTCTCGGTAGCTTTCATCCCTCAACATGGCACCGCTCGAAAGTTGCTAGCTAGTTCTAGTGCTGATGCCACCATTCGCATTTGGGATATCGCTACGGGTGAATGCGTCAAAATCCTTCGCGCTCCTCGACCCTATGAGGGGATGAATATTCGGGGCATCCAAGGATTGACTGCTGCCCAGCAGGAGAATTTAACAGCTTTAGGAGCGATCCTATAG
- a CDS encoding DoxX family protein has protein sequence MHDTRTDISLKPRDLAVAHLLLRLLIGVNFFNHGFTRIGNIPGFVEETVKTLQGSYFPEPLVRLNAYLVPIIELVVGILIILGLSTRIALIVTSALMIMLMMGVTSVQKWEIATSQLIYGIVLFALLATCRFNWFSIDNWLGRKHRRDTVSERSDEVLSYRDRS, from the coding sequence ATGCACGATACTAGAACCGATATTAGTCTCAAACCACGAGATTTAGCCGTCGCACATTTACTACTGAGATTGCTGATTGGTGTCAATTTCTTCAATCATGGCTTCACCAGAATCGGCAATATTCCCGGTTTCGTCGAAGAGACAGTCAAAACTTTGCAAGGGTCTTATTTTCCCGAACCGCTGGTGCGCCTCAATGCCTATCTCGTGCCGATTATCGAACTCGTAGTCGGGATTTTAATTATTTTAGGATTGTCAACTCGGATCGCTTTAATTGTCACATCTGCTTTAATGATAATGCTGATGATGGGAGTTACATCGGTTCAAAAATGGGAAATCGCCACCAGTCAACTTATCTATGGCATCGTACTGTTTGCGCTCCTGGCTACTTGTCGATTCAATTGGTTTTCGATCGATAATTGGCTTGGGCGCAAACACAGACGGGACACTGTATCCGAGCGTTCGGACGAAGTGCTAAGTTACCGAGATCGATCGTAG
- a CDS encoding NAD(P)/FAD-dependent oxidoreductase: MMQKFPIAIVGAGFGGLQAAQSLAHCGKEILLIDRVNYHTFVPLLYQVATAQLEPEQIVYPVRTILRRSRRCHFLMAEVEKIDLSARIITTDRIEINYDFLVLATGSKSQYLGVPGAKEYAFSVNSLPDAVALRDRLLECLEAASIEADPLRREQLLTFVIIGGGATGTEVSGALVELFRSRIRHEYPTLNLHHVKLILVQSGDRLLSELSPKLGIYTQKYLHKLGVDIRFSTQVARITTEAVYLHDRQIIPTKTAIWTAGVEATMPELSEDWSRGQKNKLRVRPTLQSIEYDNVYAIGDVAYIDRDGKGSSGVAPEALQQGVTVARNITSQLQNRQTQPFRYFNKGRLAIIGCRSGVGDIQGWTFTGLLAWLIWLGVHLVYLPGFRNRLLVLLTWLQTYLGNDRVVRSILPLQPRTDFQHKSILKQKLPVGATGNNADFS; the protein is encoded by the coding sequence ATGATGCAAAAATTTCCTATTGCGATCGTGGGAGCTGGATTTGGTGGATTGCAAGCCGCTCAGTCATTGGCGCATTGTGGGAAAGAGATCCTGCTCATCGATCGAGTTAATTATCACACCTTCGTGCCTTTGCTGTATCAAGTTGCGACCGCCCAACTAGAACCAGAGCAGATCGTTTATCCCGTTCGCACGATTCTTCGCCGTTCTCGTCGATGTCATTTTCTAATGGCTGAAGTCGAAAAAATTGACCTATCCGCGCGAATTATTACAACCGATCGCATCGAAATTAACTACGATTTTTTGGTATTAGCAACAGGTAGTAAGTCGCAATATTTAGGCGTTCCTGGCGCGAAGGAATATGCTTTTTCAGTTAACTCTTTGCCAGATGCAGTTGCCCTGCGCGATCGACTTCTGGAATGTTTGGAAGCTGCCAGTATCGAAGCCGATCCCCTGCGCCGCGAACAGTTGCTCACATTTGTTATTATCGGCGGCGGTGCCACTGGAACGGAAGTATCTGGGGCTTTGGTCGAACTATTCCGCAGTCGCATTCGACATGAATATCCAACTTTAAATTTGCACCATGTCAAACTAATTTTGGTACAATCTGGCGATCGATTACTCAGCGAACTATCACCAAAATTAGGAATTTACACTCAAAAATATCTGCATAAATTAGGAGTAGACATACGGTTCTCAACTCAAGTCGCTCGCATTACCACAGAAGCAGTTTATCTCCACGATCGTCAAATTATTCCCACCAAAACAGCAATTTGGACGGCAGGCGTCGAAGCAACGATGCCCGAATTATCCGAAGATTGGTCGAGAGGCCAAAAAAATAAATTGCGCGTGCGTCCGACTTTACAATCGATCGAGTACGATAATGTGTATGCCATTGGCGATGTTGCTTATATCGATCGAGATGGTAAAGGTTCGAGCGGCGTGGCACCAGAAGCACTCCAACAAGGTGTCACCGTCGCTCGCAATATTACCAGTCAACTACAAAATCGCCAAACCCAACCATTTCGTTATTTTAATAAAGGCAGATTGGCAATTATTGGGTGTCGATCGGGGGTTGGCGATATTCAAGGCTGGACTTTTACGGGATTGCTTGCTTGGTTAATCTGGCTGGGCGTTCATCTGGTTTATTTACCAGGATTTCGCAATCGTTTGTTGGTTTTATTAACTTGGTTGCAAACTTATTTAGGCAACGATCGCGTTGTTCGATCGATCTTGCCACTGCAACCTCGAACGGATTTTCAGCATAAATCTATTTTAAAACAGAAATTACCTGTAGGCGCGACTGGAAACAATGCAGATTTTTCTTAA
- a CDS encoding SDR family oxidoreductase yields MTNVATTKNQFAMQDPLEQYPQPEFDKQPQSEPGLAQEMSPKPDHGEESYQGFGRLAGRKALITGADSGIGRATAIAFAREGADIVLNYLESEEKDAQEVVELIEAAGQKAVTLPGDISEESFCKTLVEQGHKALGGLDILVNVAGKQQAVEDIEDLTTEQFDQTFKTNVYALFWICKAAVPLLPPGATIINTSSIQAYQPSPNLLDYASTKSTIVAFTKSLAKQVAAKGIRANVVAPGPVWTPLQISGGQPTEKIPNLGAKLPLKRPGQPAELAPIYVLLASQESSYVTGEVYGVTGGNPLP; encoded by the coding sequence ATGACTAACGTTGCTACGACCAAAAACCAATTTGCCATGCAAGATCCGCTCGAGCAGTACCCGCAGCCAGAGTTTGACAAACAGCCTCAGTCAGAGCCAGGATTAGCGCAGGAAATGTCGCCAAAGCCAGACCATGGTGAAGAAAGTTATCAAGGCTTTGGCCGTTTAGCTGGACGCAAAGCACTAATCACTGGAGCCGATTCGGGGATTGGACGTGCCACCGCGATCGCCTTTGCTCGCGAAGGGGCAGATATCGTGCTCAACTACTTAGAAAGCGAAGAAAAAGATGCTCAAGAAGTAGTCGAACTAATCGAAGCTGCCGGACAGAAAGCCGTGACGCTACCTGGCGATATCAGCGAGGAAAGCTTTTGCAAAACGTTGGTAGAGCAAGGACATAAAGCTCTGGGCGGACTCGATATCCTGGTGAATGTCGCCGGGAAACAGCAGGCTGTCGAAGACATTGAAGACCTGACGACAGAGCAGTTCGACCAGACCTTTAAGACAAATGTTTATGCTTTGTTCTGGATCTGCAAAGCAGCAGTGCCCCTGTTGCCGCCTGGAGCCACAATTATCAACACGTCATCCATTCAGGCATATCAGCCTTCACCAAACTTGCTCGATTACGCATCCACCAAGTCTACTATTGTTGCTTTTACCAAGTCGCTGGCCAAGCAGGTAGCAGCTAAAGGTATCCGCGCCAATGTAGTGGCACCAGGGCCAGTTTGGACGCCTCTACAAATCAGCGGTGGTCAACCAACGGAAAAAATTCCTAACCTCGGCGCGAAACTGCCACTAAAACGACCGGGGCAACCTGCCGAGCTAGCTCCGATTTACGTGCTCTTGGCTTCGCAAGAGTCCAGTTATGTGACTGGCGAGGTGTACGGGGTCACTGGCGGAAATCCTCTTCCGTAG
- a CDS encoding pyridoxamine 5'-phosphate oxidase family protein: MANATENQTQSIEKIRDLIKDIDLCMLTTLDDDGCLRSRPMSVNGQVEANGDLWFFTYGSSHKVTEVDRNNHVNVSFSAPDKQCYVSLCGTAELVTDRAKIQELWKPELKAWFPKELDEPDIALLKITTTKGEYWDSPATWLAKAVGFVQATTTGERENMTENVKVDLQ; encoded by the coding sequence ATGGCAAACGCAACCGAAAACCAGACTCAATCCATCGAAAAAATCCGCGACCTCATTAAAGACATCGACTTGTGTATGTTGACGACCCTAGATGACGATGGCTGCCTGCGGAGCCGTCCGATGTCTGTCAATGGCCAAGTCGAAGCAAATGGCGACCTGTGGTTTTTTACCTACGGTAGTTCCCATAAAGTGACCGAAGTCGATCGCAATAATCATGTCAATGTCAGCTTCTCAGCTCCCGATAAGCAGTGCTATGTCTCGCTGTGCGGCACCGCCGAACTGGTAACAGATCGCGCCAAAATTCAAGAACTCTGGAAGCCAGAACTCAAAGCCTGGTTTCCCAAAGAACTCGACGAACCCGATATCGCCCTGCTCAAAATCACCACCACCAAAGGCGAGTATTGGGATTCTCCCGCAACTTGGTTGGCCAAAGCCGTCGGGTTCGTCCAAGCCACTACCACTGGCGAGCGCGAAAATATGACGGAAAATGTCAAAGTCGATTTGCAATAG
- a CDS encoding SAM-dependent methyltransferase — MISVRHPIALLLCGIGLISVGCSQTPVANESTQVQTPAATTQSQPLRQPDVVYVPTPPEVVDRMLAIAKVNRNDVLYDLGSGDGRIPVTAAQKFGIRATGIDINPQRIKEANANAKQAGVSDRVRFLNQDLFQSKFSDATVVTLYLLPELNVKLRPQLLSQLKPGTRIVSHDFGMGEWKPEQTAQVQVNGRTHNIYFWTVPAKPPTSILSTVVADGSAGDRIAN; from the coding sequence ATGATTTCAGTTCGACACCCGATCGCTTTGCTGCTATGTGGGATCGGTCTCATTAGCGTGGGATGCAGCCAAACTCCTGTTGCTAACGAGTCTACCCAAGTCCAAACCCCAGCGGCTACTACCCAATCTCAGCCATTACGCCAGCCCGATGTCGTCTATGTACCCACGCCGCCGGAAGTAGTCGATCGCATGTTAGCGATCGCTAAAGTCAATCGCAATGATGTGTTGTACGACTTGGGTAGTGGCGACGGGCGCATTCCCGTCACCGCTGCCCAAAAATTTGGCATTCGCGCTACTGGCATTGACATTAACCCACAACGCATTAAAGAAGCCAATGCCAATGCCAAACAAGCAGGCGTGAGCGATCGAGTGCGGTTTCTCAACCAAGACTTGTTTCAGAGCAAGTTTAGCGACGCTACGGTGGTCACGCTGTATTTGCTACCCGAACTCAATGTCAAACTCAGACCGCAGTTGCTCAGCCAACTCAAACCCGGTACGCGGATTGTTTCTCACGATTTTGGGATGGGTGAATGGAAGCCAGAACAGACCGCACAAGTGCAAGTCAACGGACGGACGCATAATATTTACTTCTGGACTGTGCCTGCAAAACCGCCTACCAGTATACTCTCAACGGTGGTTGCAGATGGCAGTGCTGGCGATCGGATTGCAAATTAA
- a CDS encoding 2Fe-2S iron-sulfur cluster-binding protein, with amino-acid sequence MASSYQVRLYNQAEGIDKTFEVPDATSILETAEEQGMELPYSCRQGICSTCTVKTILQGRGYANEGEVDQSEGSALSEEQIAQGYVLICIAHPLSNCVFETHKEVEVLN; translated from the coding sequence ATGGCAAGTTCGTACCAGGTCAGACTATATAACCAAGCCGAAGGCATCGATAAAACTTTTGAAGTACCAGATGCAACCTCTATCCTCGAAACTGCCGAGGAACAAGGTATGGAATTACCATATTCCTGTCGGCAAGGCATTTGCTCGACATGCACTGTCAAGACGATTCTCCAGGGGAGAGGCTACGCCAACGAAGGTGAAGTAGACCAGTCAGAAGGATCGGCTCTGAGTGAAGAACAAATCGCTCAGGGATACGTATTAATTTGCATCGCTCACCCGCTATCGAATTGTGTATTTGAGACTCACAAAGAGGTAGAAGTACTGAATTAA
- a CDS encoding APC family permease, which yields MSIIDRSHQLETADVNTAAPRPSLRLTDAIALIVGLVIGAGIFETPAIVAANTNSQSAVLQAWILGGVISIIGALCYAELATTYPYVGGSYDYLKRAFGQSIAILFAWARMSVIQTGSIALLAFVCGDYASQLWRLGSFSSSIYAALAIALLTALNLLGIKHSKRLQNWLTITTILGLLAVIIIGLTVAPAPALMTTAPASSEPTKSWGSAMVFVLLSYGGWNEAAYIAAEIKNYQRNIVRSLLWGIGIITALYVLINLAYLNGLGLAGMAQSQAVAADLLRRALGEPGAVLISLLVVVCTLDSINATIFTGARTTFALGQDVAVFRFLGVWQDRPNTPATAYLLQGAISLALVGLGTITRDGFKTMVDYTAPIFWFFFLLSSLSLLVLRVRDPDRIRPFRVPLYPILPLLFCAACGYLLYSSLVFTGTGAIVGVIVVALGIPFVYWHRQQQIQ from the coding sequence GTGAGTATAATCGATCGCTCTCATCAACTCGAAACCGCAGATGTTAATACGGCTGCACCTAGACCTTCGCTCAGATTGACAGACGCGATCGCGTTAATTGTCGGGCTAGTAATTGGTGCCGGAATCTTTGAGACTCCAGCTATAGTTGCTGCCAACACCAATAGTCAAAGTGCCGTTTTGCAAGCTTGGATACTCGGCGGAGTAATTTCAATTATCGGAGCATTATGTTATGCCGAATTAGCGACTACATATCCCTATGTTGGTGGTAGTTACGATTACTTAAAACGCGCCTTCGGTCAATCAATTGCAATCTTGTTTGCGTGGGCGCGAATGAGTGTAATTCAGACTGGATCGATCGCGCTACTCGCATTTGTATGTGGAGATTATGCTTCCCAGTTATGGCGATTGGGCAGCTTTTCGTCATCGATTTATGCTGCACTGGCGATCGCGCTGCTCACGGCTCTCAATCTGTTGGGCATCAAGCACAGTAAACGGTTGCAAAACTGGCTGACAATTACCACGATCTTGGGGTTGTTGGCTGTCATTATCATCGGTTTGACTGTAGCTCCAGCTCCAGCTCTAATGACGACTGCGCCTGCATCTAGCGAGCCTACCAAATCTTGGGGATCGGCAATGGTGTTCGTGCTGTTGTCTTATGGTGGTTGGAACGAAGCTGCTTACATCGCGGCGGAGATTAAGAATTATCAGCGTAACATCGTGCGATCGCTCCTCTGGGGGATCGGCATTATTACCGCTTTATATGTGCTCATCAATCTAGCATATCTTAACGGATTGGGCTTGGCTGGAATGGCACAGTCCCAAGCGGTAGCCGCAGATTTGCTCAGGCGTGCGCTAGGCGAGCCAGGAGCCGTGCTAATTAGCCTGTTGGTGGTAGTTTGCACGCTCGACTCGATTAACGCCACCATTTTTACGGGCGCGCGTACTACCTTTGCACTGGGTCAAGATGTGGCTGTATTCCGATTTTTGGGTGTCTGGCAAGATCGTCCGAATACGCCTGCTACCGCCTATTTACTCCAGGGGGCAATCTCCCTAGCTCTTGTCGGACTCGGCACCATCACCCGCGATGGGTTTAAAACGATGGTCGATTATACCGCGCCCATTTTCTGGTTTTTCTTTTTGCTTAGCAGCCTGTCGTTGTTGGTGCTGCGAGTGCGCGATCCCGATCGCATCCGACCGTTTCGGGTACCGCTATACCCGATTTTACCGCTCCTATTTTGTGCTGCTTGTGGCTATTTACTTTACTCTAGCTTAGTCTTTACCGGAACTGGAGCGATCGTCGGTGTCATCGTGGTGGCACTGGGCATTCCATTCGTCTACTGGCATCGCCAACAACAGATTCAATGA